The following coding sequences lie in one Terriglobia bacterium genomic window:
- a CDS encoding carboxypeptidase-like regulatory domain-containing protein, with product MKQCLFVVTLTVFLLAAVSPPGYGQGATNSSLIGTVVDASGGVIPGANVTIKNNATSEEFKTVTSTDGTFTVPSMLAGTYTLTVSAPGFKQALLNQVRIRAATPETIRIPLQVGGSNETITVEAGAEIVQSQSATIGATLEVKQISQLPLQARNVIYYLMQLPGVSSAATASPRNSTVNGMPSTAYNITIDGLNTQDNLLKDSDGFFSYIYPTMDAIQEVTLTTATPGAESAGQGAVQIKFVTRSGTNDYHGSIYEYHRNPKFNSNYWFNNRDRTPQLDAFPHSYCGIDVPWDSSQCHALRDRVLFNQFGGRVGGPISIPGLFNGKDRAFFFVNMENFRLPNSISRTRTLFNPITQAGNFRYNVTSGGQTTIQSVPLLTLAAANGQTATMDPTVAKLLADIRTATAGASLTQQSNPNLQTFTFANYGIQKRYYPTVRFDFNLSSKHRLESTWNYQSFLSFPDTLNNMDSSYPGFVNAGGQNSNRFAYGLALRSTLTPRLVNELRGGLTGGTVLFATEVNPGQFANIPVANQDGFSLGINAAGITNATARNSSERRNTPIKDVADTLNWSHGLHNLSFGFQFTQINGWINDISPVVPTITFGIATGDPADSMFTTANFPGASSTNLSDARNIYAVLTGRVTNIGATAYLDEITNKYQYLGAEVRRCRMREWGFFASDSWRVQPNLTLTYGLRWELQRPFRTINGVYSTATVADMWGVSGVGNMFKPGTLTGKTPMFVQFKEGDAAYNPSWRDFAPSFGFAWSPRAQGGLMGHILGSAGQTVLRGGYSIAYNRPGTNMVLTMFDSNTGLYVDATRSTTLGNLVTGTGTDVLPVLFRDKSRLSAPSFPAAPSYPMSGNITQSMNIFDPNIRTPYAQSWTFGIQRELTREMVLEVRYVHNLNLQNWQQYQLNEVNIVENGFLTEFKNAMANLQANIAAGRGNNFKYYGSGTGTFPLPIYLAYFSGLPASQASDPSKYTASQFSSSSWYNSLAAKNPSPYTPASTSSSAGLYGSQTFRNNAIAAGLPTNEFVVNPDYLGGAWIMSNGGSNRYDSMQVELRRRMARGLLMNANYVFAKAYAGSRYSFRTGWVNLLNTSNGGTVQHSFKVNWIYELPIGKGKALFNNPGSSFGALLEHIVGGWEWDGTARVQTGAMLSLGNVNLVGMTQKDLQDAYGLYFDDAKYVWAFPKDIRDNTYNAWNVSATSSTGYSASGAPTGRYIAPANSNGCIQVVTGDCAPQAVIIHGPLFTRFDMSAVKRFRFTENANIEVRAEFLNAFNNINYLANTNLTAFTSANFARVDSAYRDVNNTQDPGGRLIQFVLRINF from the coding sequence ATGAAACAATGTCTGTTTGTGGTGACACTCACAGTTTTCCTGCTAGCAGCGGTGAGCCCTCCAGGGTATGGGCAGGGGGCAACAAACTCGTCGCTGATAGGAACAGTTGTCGACGCATCCGGTGGCGTGATACCCGGTGCCAATGTCACGATCAAGAACAACGCAACAAGCGAGGAGTTCAAGACCGTGACATCAACGGATGGCACCTTCACGGTCCCCTCGATGTTAGCCGGGACTTACACTCTGACCGTCTCTGCGCCGGGATTCAAACAAGCTCTCCTGAACCAGGTCAGGATTCGTGCGGCCACGCCGGAGACCATCCGTATTCCCTTACAGGTTGGCGGCTCTAACGAAACGATCACTGTTGAGGCGGGCGCGGAGATCGTGCAGTCGCAGTCGGCGACCATAGGTGCCACATTGGAGGTCAAGCAGATCTCCCAGCTTCCGCTTCAGGCCCGCAATGTAATTTACTATCTCATGCAGCTACCGGGGGTGAGTTCGGCGGCTACAGCCAGCCCACGCAACTCCACGGTCAACGGCATGCCTTCCACCGCGTACAACATTACCATCGATGGTCTGAACACGCAGGACAACCTGCTTAAAGATAGCGATGGGTTCTTCAGCTATATCTACCCGACGATGGATGCGATACAGGAGGTAACACTCACCACCGCGACACCAGGAGCTGAGAGTGCCGGCCAAGGCGCGGTTCAGATCAAATTCGTCACCCGCTCGGGAACCAACGATTACCACGGGAGCATATACGAATACCACCGCAACCCGAAATTCAATTCCAACTACTGGTTCAACAACCGGGACAGAACGCCACAGCTGGACGCTTTCCCCCACTCCTATTGCGGCATAGACGTACCATGGGACTCGTCCCAGTGCCATGCGCTGCGCGACCGTGTGCTATTCAACCAATTCGGAGGCCGCGTGGGCGGACCAATATCCATTCCCGGGCTGTTCAATGGCAAAGACAGGGCTTTCTTCTTCGTCAACATGGAAAATTTCCGTTTGCCTAATTCGATCAGCCGAACCCGGACGCTGTTCAATCCGATAACCCAGGCAGGCAACTTTCGATACAATGTGACCTCCGGCGGTCAAACCACCATCCAGTCAGTTCCTCTGCTTACGCTGGCAGCAGCCAATGGGCAGACGGCAACTATGGACCCGACGGTTGCGAAACTGCTGGCCGACATTCGAACGGCGACCGCAGGCGCAAGCCTCACGCAACAGAGCAATCCCAATCTGCAGACCTTCACCTTCGCCAACTACGGCATACAAAAGCGCTACTATCCAACCGTTCGCTTCGACTTCAATCTGTCTTCGAAGCATCGCCTGGAGAGCACCTGGAACTATCAGAGCTTCCTCAGCTTCCCGGACACTCTCAACAACATGGACTCGTCCTACCCAGGTTTTGTGAATGCCGGCGGCCAGAACTCGAACCGGTTCGCCTATGGGCTCGCACTGCGTTCCACCTTGACTCCAAGGTTGGTCAATGAATTGCGTGGCGGGTTGACCGGTGGCACCGTGCTTTTTGCCACAGAGGTAAATCCCGGGCAGTTTGCCAATATTCCGGTCGCCAACCAGGACGGCTTCAGCTTGGGCATCAATGCGGCGGGCATCACCAACGCCACGGCCCGCAACAGTTCAGAGCGGCGCAACACGCCCATTAAGGATGTCGCCGACACCCTGAATTGGTCTCATGGTTTGCACAACCTGAGCTTCGGCTTCCAGTTCACACAGATCAACGGGTGGATTAACGATATCAGCCCCGTTGTGCCCACGATCACCTTTGGTATTGCTACTGGCGACCCGGCGGACAGCATGTTCACGACAGCGAATTTCCCGGGTGCCTCCTCGACCAACCTCAGCGACGCCCGAAACATTTATGCGGTCCTGACCGGGCGCGTTACTAATATCGGTGCCACTGCCTATCTTGATGAGATTACCAACAAATACCAATACCTCGGGGCAGAGGTCCGGCGATGCCGCATGCGTGAATGGGGATTCTTTGCATCGGATTCCTGGCGCGTCCAACCGAATCTGACGCTTACCTACGGTTTGCGCTGGGAATTGCAGCGTCCTTTCCGCACGATCAACGGAGTCTATTCGACTGCCACGGTCGCCGACATGTGGGGAGTCTCGGGAGTAGGCAATATGTTCAAGCCGGGGACGCTCACGGGGAAAACTCCGATGTTCGTTCAGTTCAAAGAAGGGGATGCTGCGTACAATCCTTCGTGGCGTGACTTCGCGCCCAGCTTCGGCTTCGCGTGGAGTCCCAGGGCGCAAGGCGGATTGATGGGACATATCCTGGGTAGTGCCGGACAAACGGTGCTCCGTGGCGGCTACTCGATTGCCTACAATCGGCCCGGAACAAACATGGTCCTCACCATGTTCGACAGCAACACGGGCCTCTATGTGGATGCCACGCGCAGCACCACGCTGGGCAATCTGGTGACGGGCACGGGCACGGATGTCTTGCCGGTTCTGTTCCGCGACAAGAGTCGCCTGAGCGCGCCTTCCTTCCCGGCTGCGCCGAGCTATCCGATGTCGGGAAACATCACGCAATCGATGAACATCTTTGACCCGAACATAAGGACGCCCTATGCCCAATCCTGGACGTTCGGCATTCAGCGCGAGCTCACAAGAGAAATGGTGCTCGAGGTGCGGTATGTTCACAATTTGAACCTCCAAAACTGGCAGCAATATCAGCTTAACGAGGTCAACATCGTAGAGAATGGGTTCCTCACTGAGTTCAAGAATGCAATGGCCAACCTGCAGGCGAACATCGCGGCGGGGCGGGGGAACAACTTCAAGTACTACGGATCCGGGACCGGCACGTTTCCGCTGCCGATCTACCTGGCTTACTTCAGCGGGCTGCCGGCTTCCCAGGCCAGCGATCCGTCGAAGTACACAGCGTCCCAATTCAGCAGCAGTTCCTGGTACAACTCCCTGGCCGCGAAGAACCCGTCTCCTTACACTCCTGCCTCAACAAGTTCCTCAGCAGGTCTATATGGCAGCCAGACGTTCCGCAACAACGCCATAGCTGCAGGCCTGCCCACCAACGAATTCGTCGTCAACCCAGACTACCTGGGCGGGGCCTGGATAATGAGCAATGGCGGTTCCAACCGCTATGACTCAATGCAGGTAGAGTTGCGTCGGCGCATGGCGCGTGGATTGCTGATGAATGCCAATTACGTCTTTGCCAAAGCCTACGCCGGTTCGCGCTATTCGTTCCGCACGGGATGGGTGAACCTTCTCAACACCAGCAATGGCGGCACCGTGCAGCATTCGTTCAAGGTAAATTGGATCTATGAACTGCCGATTGGCAAAGGCAAAGCGCTGTTCAACAATCCCGGCAGCTCTTTCGGCGCTCTGCTGGAACACATCGTCGGCGGTTGGGAGTGGGATGGCACCGCGCGCGTCCAGACCGGGGCTATGCTCAGCCTCGGCAATGTCAACCTGGTAGGGATGACACAGAAGGACCTGCAGGATGCCTACGGGCTATACTTTGACGACGCGAAATATGTCTGGGCGTTCCCAAAGGACATCCGCGACAACACCTATAATGCCTGGAACGTGAGCGCGACTTCGTCTACCGGTTATAGCGCGTCAGGCGCGCCCACGGGACGTTACATCGCGCCCGCCAACAGCAACGGGTGCATTCAGGTCGTGACGGGTGATTGCGCCCCTCAGGCCGTCATTATCCACGGCCCGTTGTTCACGCGCTTTGATATGAGTGCGGTCAAGAGGTTCCGCTTCACCGAGAATGCCAACATCGAGGTGCGGGCCGAGTTCCTGAACGCCTTCAACAACATTAACTACCTGGCCAATACCAACCTGACCGCCTTCACCAGCGCGAATTTCGCCAGGGTGGATTCAGCTTATCGTGACGTCAACAACACACAGGATCCCGGTGGACGGCTGATTCAGTTCGTCCTGCGGATCAATTTCTAA
- the rlmB gene encoding 23S rRNA (guanosine(2251)-2'-O)-methyltransferase RlmB — MSIAYGIHSVIEALNAGGVEKVCIERGQKNPRIREIVDLSRQKKIPVSIEERAWLDRRAAGERHQGVVCYISEMPTLGVEEILAQAHAPGLLLVLDGIEDPHNLGAILRSAEVAGAHGVFIPQRRSAPLSAAAIKASAGAASYLKVARVANTVRLLEQLKAAGYWIAGFDAESGRPMWEIDFTVPTALVLGSEGSGLHRLVKEKCDFLASIPMRGNVASYNVSVSAGIALYEVIRQRSKK, encoded by the coding sequence ATGTCGATCGCATATGGGATTCATTCGGTCATAGAGGCATTGAACGCGGGCGGTGTGGAGAAGGTCTGCATCGAGCGCGGGCAGAAGAATCCGCGCATCCGGGAGATCGTCGACCTCAGCCGGCAAAAGAAAATTCCGGTTTCCATCGAGGAAAGGGCGTGGCTGGACCGCAGAGCAGCGGGTGAGCGCCATCAGGGTGTTGTCTGCTATATCTCCGAAATGCCCACGCTCGGTGTCGAGGAGATCCTTGCGCAGGCCCACGCGCCGGGCCTCCTGCTCGTCCTCGACGGCATTGAGGATCCCCATAACCTCGGCGCCATTCTGCGCTCGGCTGAGGTGGCGGGAGCGCACGGCGTGTTCATTCCGCAGCGCCGCAGCGCCCCGCTCAGCGCGGCAGCGATCAAGGCCAGCGCGGGCGCGGCTTCCTATCTCAAAGTCGCGCGCGTTGCCAATACCGTCAGGCTCCTGGAGCAGTTGAAGGCAGCGGGCTATTGGATTGCGGGGTTCGACGCCGAGTCAGGCCGGCCTATGTGGGAGATCGATTTCACGGTCCCAACCGCATTAGTGCTGGGAAGCGAAGGTAGTGGCCTGCACCGCCTGGTCAAGGAAAAATGCGACTTCCTGGCATCGATCCCTATGCGCGGTAACGTCGCATCTTACAACGTCAGCGTCTCCGCCGGTATCGCACTCTACGAAGTCATCCGCCAGCGCTCAAAAAAATGA
- the gltX gene encoding glutamate--tRNA ligase, which produces MEALSPLTRVRVRFAPSPTGFLHVGNARTALFNWLVARHLRGAFILRIEDTDAERSRPEYETQLMDDLRWLGLEWDEGVDKGGAHGPYRQTDRYSLYRDHAERLLAQGRAFPCFCTEEELEEVRRQQSARGDMPRYSGKCRNLTSGQVEAFQQAGKPSVLRLRVRPGTVGFSDLVYGRIDIDTLQISDPVLLRSDGSPTYNFSVVVDDIAMEISHVIRGDGHISNTHRQILIYEALAAPVPLFAHLPTVLGPDGSKLSKRHGATSLEEFRSQGYLPEALANYLSLLGWSPPDAGKEIMDLQEIVALFELARVSRSPAIFDSAKLDWMNRSYINKMPVQALAERAVPYFAASGLIPADADARVRAWLAQVVEAVKSHVDHLDQLPRETAVIYGFPAEPPELDEVARATLAEPGAIQVAREFARLVVERETLTFEAYKEIVGLVKKATGQKGRQLFHPIRAALTGLGSGPELDRLIPIYEEGSRLNLPRRVMSCRERITAIFKTLRDES; this is translated from the coding sequence ATGGAAGCACTAAGCCCACTTACTCGAGTTCGGGTGAGGTTTGCGCCCAGCCCAACCGGATTTCTCCATGTAGGGAATGCGCGCACGGCGTTGTTTAACTGGCTCGTGGCCCGGCACCTTCGTGGAGCTTTCATTCTGCGCATCGAGGACACCGATGCCGAGCGCAGCAGGCCGGAGTACGAAACGCAGCTCATGGACGACCTCCGCTGGCTCGGCCTGGAGTGGGACGAAGGCGTGGACAAAGGCGGCGCCCATGGCCCTTATCGCCAGACCGACAGGTACAGCCTCTACCGCGACCATGCGGAACGCCTGCTGGCGCAGGGCCGCGCCTTTCCCTGCTTCTGCACCGAGGAGGAACTGGAAGAGGTGCGCCGGCAGCAATCGGCCCGGGGTGACATGCCGCGCTACTCCGGGAAATGCCGGAACCTCACATCCGGCCAAGTCGAAGCTTTCCAGCAGGCCGGCAAGCCGTCGGTGCTGCGCCTGCGCGTCAGGCCGGGAACTGTAGGCTTCTCCGATCTGGTCTATGGCCGCATCGACATCGACACACTGCAGATCAGCGATCCCGTGCTCCTGCGCAGCGACGGCAGCCCGACATACAACTTCTCGGTTGTGGTGGACGACATCGCCATGGAGATCTCGCATGTGATTCGCGGCGACGGCCATATTTCCAACACCCACCGTCAGATCCTGATCTATGAGGCCCTGGCGGCTCCCGTGCCGTTGTTTGCGCACTTGCCGACGGTGCTGGGACCCGACGGGAGCAAGCTGAGCAAACGGCACGGCGCCACATCGTTGGAGGAGTTTCGCAGCCAGGGATATCTTCCCGAGGCTCTCGCAAACTATCTGTCCCTCCTCGGCTGGTCTCCACCCGATGCAGGCAAGGAGATCATGGATTTGCAGGAGATCGTCGCGCTTTTCGAACTCGCGCGCGTTTCCCGCAGCCCGGCCATTTTCGACAGCGCCAAGCTGGACTGGATGAACCGGAGCTACATCAACAAGATGCCAGTGCAGGCGCTGGCGGAGCGTGCGGTGCCCTATTTTGCGGCTTCCGGGCTGATCCCGGCCGATGCGGACGCCAGGGTCCGCGCCTGGCTGGCACAAGTCGTGGAGGCTGTGAAGTCCCATGTGGACCACCTCGATCAGCTGCCCCGCGAAACCGCCGTCATCTACGGGTTCCCAGCCGAGCCTCCGGAATTGGACGAGGTGGCGCGCGCGACGCTGGCGGAACCGGGAGCCATCCAGGTTGCCAGGGAGTTTGCGCGCCTCGTCGTTGAGCGGGAAACACTCACGTTCGAGGCGTACAAGGAAATCGTCGGGCTGGTAAAAAAAGCGACGGGCCAGAAGGGCCGGCAGCTGTTTCACCCGATTCGCGCCGCGCTTACCGGATTAGGGTCAGGGCCGGAGCTGGATCGCCTGATTCCAATCTATGAAGAAGGGAGCCGTCTGAACCTGCCGCGACGCGTGATGTCATGCCGCGAGCGCATTACTGCCATATTCAAAACCTTGCGTGATGAGTCATAA